One Setaria viridis chromosome 5, Setaria_viridis_v4.0, whole genome shotgun sequence genomic region harbors:
- the LOC117856315 gene encoding uncharacterized protein translates to MAPPPAPWAEGLAIDLLLLIIAGLCCQADRASFASVCQRWREAAKLAKPVRSQIPWLLLPSPSSTPSIFSFFSGLRRRIRSLPADFRRERLCGSHPGGWVAVALGPFGGHLLANIFSGARVGLPHRLMQLPSPILRVTPVLIRAVMLSAAPTAAHCVAGALVCGASNVAFCCPGDSHWFAYPEIDGLQDMVYYAGEEEEKRGFYVLEGLGDVQVLSFDIIQVKSPPTVMKYVVRAKSIKYVMPEQAPDTMLSSLPASTCRTGYLVVSRAKLLKVLRYYSRDGQTGARRTLLFRVFEMQISSDHRASWMELDNLDGRVLFVGRGCSRAFEASQLHGFNGGSIYYLDDAEFDVMPCLQNEAEYPSSDMGMYSMRGSTTVRPSLDAPSANMRPATYGAKTYLTRFVNGDNGNQQSSVVEMTEDEARRSTGGEIIGTRWSILSEPQSKFSPPIWFCP, encoded by the coding sequence atggctccgccgccggcaccatGGGCCGAAGGCCTCGCCATCGATCTGCTCCTGCTCATCATCGCCGGGCTGTGCTGCCAGGCCGACCGCGCGTCCTTCGCATCCGTCTGCCAGCGCTGGCGAGAGGCGGCGAAGCTGGCGAAACCGGTCCGCAGCCAGATCCCCTGGCTCCTCCTGCCGTCTCCCTCCTCGACGCCGTCCATCTTCAGCTTCTTCTCCGGCCTCAGGCGCCGGATCCGCAGCCTCCCGGCTGACTTCCGCCGCGAGCGTCTCTGCGGCTCCCATCCCGGCGGCTGGGTCGCCGTCGCGCTCGGTCCCTTCGGGGGGCACTTGCTCGCCAACATCTTCTCCGGTGCCAGGGTCGGTCTCCCCCACCGGCTGATGCAACTGCCGTCGCCGATCCTGAGGGTGACGCCGGTGCTGATCCGCGCCGTGATGCTCTCCGCGGCGCCAACGGCGGCGCACTGCGTCGCCGGGGCCCTTGTCTGCGGCGCGTCCAACGTCGCCTTCTGCTGTCCAGGGGACTCGCACTGGTTTGCCTACCCTGAGATTGACGGCCTCCAGGACATGGTCTACTatgcaggagaagaagaagagaagcgGGGATTCTATGTCCTCGAGGGGCTAGGGGACGTTCAGGTGCTCAGCTTCGACATCATTCAGGTCAAGAGCCCTCCCACCGTCATGAAGTACGTGGTCCGAGCAAAATCCATCAAGTACGTGATGCCGGAGCAAGCTCCGGACACCATGCTGTCTTCCCTGCCCGCGTCCACCTGCCGTACCGGGTACCTAGTGGTGTCCCGGGCGAAGCTGCTCAAGGTGCTGCGCTACTACTCCCGCGATGGCCAAACTGGGGCGCGCCGGACGTTGCTGTTTAGAGTTTTTGAGATGCAGATCAGTAGCGATCATAGGGCATCGTGGATGGAGTTAGACAACTTGGATGGCCGGGTGCTTTTCGTTGGGCGAGGATGTTCTAGGGCGTTCGAAGCATCTCAGCTCCATGGCTTCAATGGTGGCAGCATTTACTACTTGGACGATGCTGAGTTCGATGTGATGCCGTGTCTCCAGAACGAAGCTGAGTACCCTTCCAGTGATATGGGTATGTACTCGATGCGTGGTAGTACTACTGTTCGGCCAAGTTTGGATGCTCCAAGTGCAAACATGCGCCCTGCTACATATGGTGCAAAAACCTATCTGACCAGGTTCGTCAATGGTGATAATGGAAATCAGCAATCATCTGTTGTCGAGATGACAGAAGATGAAGCCCGACGCAGTACTGGGGGCGAGATTATTGGCACTCGTTGGAGCATTCTTTCTGAACCACAGTCCAAGTTCTCGCCTCCCATCTGGTTCTGTCCTTGA